AAAATAACAGATTCCATCTTTAATTGTCTGCCCACCAACCTTGAGGTCCTTGATCTCTCCAGCAACCAAATATCAAGCGTCAAAGACATTAACCATTTAAAAGCTTTGAAGGAGCTATACTTGTCATCCAACCAACTAAGCCACATACCGGACTGCAGTTACATAAGTAAGAACTTAATACACTTGAACATTGATGAAAACTTAATACATTCCCCATCCAAGGAACAACTTACGAAATGCCAAAATGTTAAGCAGATAgtctctggaaaaaataaatatcaatGTAATTGTGAATTAAAAGCCTTCATTAGTACTGCCGAAATCTTACATGAGAACCTCATAGGATGGCCTCAATCTTTCATGTGTGAGTATCCAGAAGAATTCAAAGATGTTATCCTTAAGGATTTCCAACCTTCTGAAATATCTTGCAACGTATTCATTTTAGTAGGTCTCATTGTTGGCACTATGGTGGTGCTACTGATCgtcatgttttttctatgcagatATTTTGATTTGCCATGGTATATTCGAATGATTTTTCAATGGCTTCGAAGAAAGTACAGGATAAAACGTATTAAGAATGATGAAACTATGGTGGACAAACGTTTTCATGCATTCATCTCATACAGCCATGAAGACTATGAGtgggtgaaaaatgcattgattcCAAACCTTGAAAAAGGCGATAACTCCATAAAACTTTGCCACCATGAAAGACATTTTATGCCAGGTAAAACAATAGTTGAAAATATCATCAACTGCATAGAAAGAAGTTTCAAGTCTATCTTTGTACTCTCTCCAAATTTTATTCAAAGTGAATGGTGCCATTATGAGCTGTATTTTGCACAGCATTCATTATTTGGCAAGAAGTCTGATAATTTAATTCTTATTTTATTAGATCCAATACCCCAGTATCTTATTCCCAGCAAGTATAGTAAATTAAAAGCTATCATGAAACACAGGAGTTACACGGAGTGGCCAAAGGAGAAAGGCAAACATGGGCTATTTTGGGCTAATCTCAGAGAAGCCATTCAAGCAAATATCCCTTTGGAAGATGAAGAAGTGTTTGTATTTACTTGAGTATTTTATAATCAACAAGTAGGAATATTCACCATTGAAGGAACTGTCTACATCTAAGAGGCGATGATAAGTTATAAAGCATTGGGATCTTCAgaggtaaaaatgtaaaaacaatctTACAAGAATTCATCTGAAACCGATATCCTTATATAGTCTGCATTAAGGCTTGCAGAGTGTGCGACACAACTGGAAATTGGTGTTCAGCCACCAAAATTTTTTGTATAAGCAATTAAATTCTGCATCCAAGTTGCTGATAACGCTCTAGTACCTAGGAGACAACTAGATCTGTCCATTCAACAGCCATCTACACTCAACGTCAAGGACACATTCTGAAACCCTGCCTTGGGCACCTGCCCCATTCCTGGTTTGGGGATcaaattgaaataaaataaagattatgatactcattacttttttttttcttctttaagtCTATTCAAATTCAACCTACAGGGCCTGGCTTGAAGACTTCAATGTGTAGGCACCGCACAGCGGGAGACCATGCTCCTAGCCCTCTGTACTCCAGCAATGCACACAAACTTTCCAGAGATGAGCTTTCCTGGTGCGCTGTGTGACACATGCAAACTGGAGCCTTGAAGCCAGGTGCTGTACAACAAATACCACTTACAGAGGCAATGGCATGACATTCCCTGTCGTAAGGAACATCAATTAACTTGTACCAGCCTCCTTGACttaaaaaggctaatttgcatacaacGTGAGCCAGTATTAACTCTAATTTTCAGCACATTTGCAATTTGGGAAAAGGGAACATTGGAAGCAACACGAATAGGTTGAAAAGGTACCTTAGGCAGTTTATAGTCCAAAAATGAGtggccaggttccctttaagtgaattcCTGCTGACCTGCATATAGGGGTgcactgggaactaaaagtggccctggaaaaaaataaaataaaagtggcctTTATTTTGTAGTGTGGTTTTAAAATTGACAGAAGGAAGGGTCAACACAAGTAGGAGGGGACAACAATATCATATTGCAGACAATTATACCAGCCCAGCAGAgcgaaataccacagtgcatcccAAAATACTGACCATCAGCACAAAATATGATCCCAAGAACTCCCCCTCTATGGTGGCCAGAACCAGCTGCCATGTTCTGGCCTCATACTCCAGTTGCcttaggatggcaatacagttgaattcacaagtcggggggggggggggaggggcatcTGATGATTACTTACCATGgctggcagccatgaggagggttTATGTGACCCCTGGGCACCCCCCCTCCCTGAAGTTTCCCTGTATGATCTGTGGCCAGTCCTCTCCTGCCTGCATAGTATGTATGATTGTGACCTCTATAAAGAAAATGCCATAAGCATTTTAAATGTTCTGCTCTAGACCTCATTTTAAAGAGTCATTAATACCAGGGCGCTGCACATGAGAAAAGGGTTTACATACATAATAACATTCAAGAACAAGTACAATAAACATAAACTGCCGTAAGTAAAATGACTCTGCAAGTAATAATGTCTAAAATGTGTTGATGTTTATTACAACATATAAGTAATACAAATGAACAATAATTGGTTGTGGTTGTGAATGGGTACAATGATTAATCCAATACACTATATAACTTAAAAACATagtaaatacaataaaatatgaaTACAAATAACTGATCTCAATGAAATCCTGGTCCAATGGCAGCCAATGCAGGGCCCTTGCAACACATGGCTGCTGTTTACACATTAAATGGCATAGAGTATGGCTGTATGTATGGTCATAAATAGACTCAAACATTTCTGCAATGGCAATAGGTTAATTTCCACAGTATTCATCAACTCGTTACAAAAGGTGTCACGCATGCAAGCTATAAGTCTGATTGATAAATTAGCACAGCAGTCGACACTACCTATTAGTTCACTTATAATCGCAGTTATAGATCGGTCAATTGTATGTCCGCGTATGTTCTAATTGATAACCGGTTGTAACAATGAATAGCGCCACACTGTTAGACATAAATGTGTCCATTTCTCTTAAATCAGAGTACATGCTAGTTAATAATACTTCCTCTTTCAAACTGTACATTGGGTAATTGAAAAAATGATCAGAATGATGTTAGATGCACATGCTCCAGAAGCTCTTCTGACCCACTCCTTGGTATAACAGGTTTCGATGACTCCTGATTGAAGGCCAGCCTGTATTAGGAATGAGCTGTGCTTGGTTTTCACTCACAATCTGCTAGGCCTCTCAATGTCTTCACGCCCATGCGTGGTACAAATGTCTAAACGCCGATAACTTGAAGCAATGTAAAAAAATTGGTTTAGTTGTGCCGTACAGTAAAATGTATCAATATGGTGCTATTCACACCTCCATCCTGAAGCTGCCAAACAGGTTTCGAAGCTAtctcgctccttcctcagtggcaacaAGTAATATATAGAATGAATATGCACATTTCACCTCTATATATGGACCAAGGTAATGTCTAAAATCCAGGCCATTGATCCAGCACAAATGAAATGTTAAAAATAAGCAACTGTaagtttacatataaaaaaaattgatccttTGAGCAATTCATactattaagggctcattcagatggccgtatgctgtccgaaaaaatgcggatcgttttttttttttgcggacagttcagcatgtccgcaaaaaaacggattgcattcccataaacttcaatggggccatgtccggattttcactgacaagtataggacatgtttcatttgttttactgagccgtgcaatggaagaaaaggccccataaaagtcaataggacagcatctaatccacaaaaaaaggatccgcatttttgcggacagcatatggccatctgaatgagccctaattctgTATCTCACAGAccgcaaagttaaaggggttgtgtcatctgagAGATTGGTGACATATTGCTAGGACATGCCACCAATGTAagacaggtgtgggtcccacctctgggaccctcactTATCTCCAAAAGAGGCTCCTTAAAGTGAAAGAGAGTGCACCACACATGCACGGCAttcaatttctatgggagttccgaataTAGCCAAGCTAGCTCActctgctattttcggaagtccaatATAAATTAATGGAGAGGGAACCACTCCATTCACCTCTACGGGAATATTGGGGCCAGTGAAGTGAGGGCACAGGTGAAGAAGAATtaaggggagaggtggattaactgGCAGCAGAGTTGATGATGGATTGGAGGGTTGCAGGAATgttagatgggaggccacagaaaAGAATCTTGCAGTAGTCTAAGAGGGAAATGATTAGAAATAAACTTTATAACGAGGCAGAGGACTTGTGAGACTGGAGAAAGTGTGGAGCCATTAACTGTTAACTGATAGTTCCAGTGGGGGGTGAGTGAGATGGGGAAAGATAATGAAGGCGgttttctccatgttgagttttagaaagcaggaggagcagaagcaacaTATAGTTGATAAACACTCTGGGATTCTGGATCACATGGACATCTGGGATAGAGAGTTAAATTAATTTGAGTGTCATCAGCATTGAAGTGGTACTAAAATCCTCCatcagtgcaggggatatcaagaccagcAAAGCACATGCCGATCTTGATAAATCTAACCACTGTGTTTTATTATGGTGGTTTTTTGTCCTAGCAAAGAATGCTGCTTACAGATTTCAATTGCTGACTAATAGAAAATtataaaatgcctttttttttgttatagtgTTGTTTTAAGAGattttccttgtgttttttttattttgctacgTTGGTGCCTACGCACACTAGGGGTTTCCTAAGAATGTCTctgccagattgcaacacttcctcGGCTGCGCGGTCTACAGATTTATCACCAATCTAGCATTTAAGGGACCAGCTAGGATGCCAGCTTCAGCAATctacaagtgtgcaggatctacagatcCAGCtataacatctgtgggcaaatgtgctgcaggacaCCATATGTAACCTGTATGCCTTCATGCCCAACAGTATATCATCTTGTATTGTAATTACTTAGATACTGTATATCATCATTCTATTCACACATAGAGAGTTTCATTCAAttacaactccttcttggtgcagTGAGgagatactgtgtgtgtgtgtgtgtgtgtgtgtgtgtatatatatatatatttatttatatcaaCTTTTAGAAGCGTTTTGGATATGTGGTTGAAACCTGCCTTGCCTTTCGCTGCAAGCTTTGCAACAAATGGGTTGCACGTTAAATATAGAATTCTTCTCCTTTCACTTCATTAATTTTCTAATGCTAACTACAAGCTAAAAGCAGAAGTTAATTTCTGTGTGGATATTATACAAAAACAGTAACTGTGTATAAAGGCTTAAAGTGAATTTCTTAAGTTTGACGTACACAAATTAGGAGGTGTACACAGCTCCTAAGCTACTTCTAGGCCCAGTAGTAGGCAGTCTGCATATTATATCCATAAATTAATTGTGGGAGTCTTCCCTCTGCCACCTTAAACTGTGCATGCCCTTCTGGGGAGTAGGATTCTTATACACTTTTTGCCCCAAATGCGactttgattaggtggtacatataggtgtgagtgctcctcctctcattggttgctagatgcacacagaggtaactaggagcagcacactatatgtgcagagtctgctctcatgaatgtagatgcccaacagcatagttaggtttagagtaggacctgcctgactgagaccaccttggcgcgggtaggtgggcacagatgtgttttgatcaaaatatattggctgcgAGTCTATGATTTTATCAAATCAGATATAACATATATAAcctttgcatctattgtgttttaTTAAAAATCAAGTATATGTATTAGAAAAATAGAGTTCTCATGGGGCAGATCTAGCACAGACACTGCAATAAGGCATCCTGCTAAGCTCTGTGCTTCTATCCAACCCTTTTTACAGATATGGTTCGCCAAACACACCTAAAGGATGGTTAAAATCTGAGAGAATCATGAAATCGTAGGCTTGACAAGCAAAGAGCTTGATAAGTTCTTCAAGAAGCCAGAAACTTTATGAGGACTGCAAGGATTCAAGATGGCACTAGCCCTGCAGTTTACACAAGAGAAACAAGACTTTGATGCCTCTGTGCAAGACAGAGAAGCTGAAGGCACCTAGGCAATGTAAGAACTTCCCATCTCCAGAGCATTGCAACTACAAAGTCTTTGGAGCTTATTATTAGGGAGTTATTTGATATTAAACAGGACATCAGGATATTCGATTGGCCACAGAGATGAAGCATTCGAGACTACTCAGGCCTCCATGGCGGAATATAACAAGACTGTTACTTAGTGTTTACTTTATGCCAATCACATTTAATGCTGCTTTCAGAGATTTGGATGATCAAGAAACCTGGAATGACCTGCATGTCTGTGAAGTTCCAGAATctgtttccccaaaaaatattcctGCCACTGTATGTCGCTCGCTGATGGCTCCGACTATGAAGGGGAATTTATTATTGAGAGGGTTCACAGAGTTCTTTGCCTTCAAGCTCACCCTAAAGTTAAAGATCCGCCAAAGGATGTTGTATGTTGTTTTCTGAACGTTAAAGAGAAAGAGTTTATTTTGTTTAAAGACAGAAAGGCCGCTCCTCTTAAGTTCAAGGACTCAGACACTGCAATATTTCAAGATTTGGTGCCAATGCTTTAGGAAGATTCTGTTCAGGAAGATTCTTTACTGCTGGACCTTCCCTTTTGGGATATCCTTCTCTAATTCAGGCTACAGGTTCACTCATTGTTTTTCGACCTGgatgctatatattcttatttgGATATTGCCCCTTTGGACATAGAGATCTGGAACCTAGTCAAAGACCACACTGCTTTTCCGCATGTAGTTCTTGTgaaacaccaccaccactaccaccatgaAAGGGCTTCCACTCCTAAACCAGTCTTGATAGGTTGCATAAGGAGTAACTTGCAAGTTAACATTTTAAAGGGAATTCATCAGCATAGTCAGTAATACTTGAGTAGAACTGCAGATATGGACtccagatcacaattttttattttccaactGCCCCCCATTACTCCAGTGGTAGCGCTCAGAGCTATGCTGAAATGCATTGTTTGTTATGTTGGCAAAGCACAGCAGTccagactgtgtatttcagtgcaactTTGAGAGCTGGCAGAGGGGGAACAGCGAATAAAAAAATGGTGGTCTGACTCCTTATCTGAAGTACTACCCCTTTGAGGACATGGTGATTTTCCATTTCACTTTTCACTtcctgccttcccggagccatacaTTTATATTTTGCTGTTCACAAAGATGTATGTGATATAcatatgatggcttgtttttgtgggacaagttgcacttttctaacagcaccatttaatattgcatgctGTAGTAGGAAGCTAaaacaaaaaattccaaatgggatggaattgaaaaaaaaaaacaattgctccatagttttatgggtttgatTTCTACCATGTAGTAaatctgacctgttctcttcagtCTTcctggtcagtatgattacattgtatagtttttcttgtgttcaaaaaaaatcatctttttgggaaattttcttttctttgcaTCGGCACCTTCTGACCccttaacatttttatattttcagctgtgtgagggctcaccttttgctccattttttagagtgtatgtctttttgatcactttttcatTAATTTTATTTTGCGAGGTGAAGTGACGAAAAaagcggcaatttttttttttctgaggcgGCGTTCACCACACGGGACAAATacattaatatttttaatatttgtgtCTTTTGGGATACAGCGGTGCATATGATCTTTAttttgtaattatttttattatggagaaaaggggtgattagaattattatatttttataaacttttttttatttatgtttgagCCTCCCTGGGGGCTTGAATAAGTGATCTTCAGATCACTGGTGCATTATGCCCTCTCCATCCCTTCTGGGGGCCCATTCTGTAGgatcccatctctgggacccgcacctatctgactttgGTGGCATATCATATTGTCTCTGAAataagacaaccactttaagcaaATTGCTAAGCGCAGTATAAAACATTTTACAATAAAGGGTTATTTACTAGATAGAACAATGATTTACGTACTTCCTTCATCAACGTGCAAATTCACTCTGGTTTCACTTCTCTTTCGTACTTCCCAATTTGATATATTAAACACAATGAATCTGTCTAGAATTGCATATTCTCTATTAGATATACTCTGTGTTTGAACTAACACTATATTGTCAGTTGtatcttatttttattattataaattattatatattattatattcttcttattattatttttcattttctagaaacacacatacatgcacattCAATTCAAGAGAAAAAGCATGTTTAATTATTGCCAATGAAAGTACCCCAAATATACTGAGAAAGTAACGCCAATGGTACTAGACTCAGCTGGCAACAGAAACATAGGAGCCTTGCTTTTCTTACTTCTCCAAAACAATGgaagattgaaaaaaaataatttttaactcaTTTGGGATATCAAGAATATGCCATTTTCCTTCTTTGAGGAAGGGGGATAGGAAAGAAGACAATACAAAAAGGTGGGTAGTAATCATGTGGCCACCTTGTCATGAGTAAAGGTCAAATATGATTCCTTTAAATGTTACAGATATCATGTTTATGCAGCATATTTAAAAATCTCAGTGGCCCCTGACTGCTACTTGGGCATCTGATTCCTGCACAGCTGGTCACAAAATGGCTGGGAGCTTTAGAGTAACATATATTAAGTACTTGAGAAATATGTTCCGCATAGATAGGTTCACACTTAAAAGTACAGCAAGGCATTGCAAGTAAAACACAATTTTAATTGAAGCCATAACAGCAATTGTTCAACAATATAACTCTAGGCATTTACAGACTAAACCTATAAGGCACTAAAGAACATATAAAAATAGacaaacaatataaaaataaagcaaATTAAAATCTGAAAAAGAGAACAGAGTATATGTTCATAGTGATTACTGACACAATGTAAATTCATTTATGTTACAGCAATAATATTGAATATTAAATCTATCTCAGACTTAGCATAAAGTGTATAAGCATCTTTTGCTATGAGTActgatatatatttaaaaaagtagATCCATGGATGGATATCTGATACCACTTTATGTACCGTTTCTATTACTCATTTTGTCCAGGGTCCAGTGTTCAGTTCAGTCCAAAGAGTTGAATTAAAATGCCAAACTTGTTTTGACTAGAAATTACGCCACTCCATTGGCCATGTTTTGTACTGAAGCTTAAGCCTATAAACAATCTGGCCTGGCCACGGGATCCGCTATACCATAGAGGAGCAGCCCAGCAACTATCAGTAATCCACATGTGGATCCCATGGTCAGGCTGCACTGTGTATGGTCACACTGGCCAATCAATTACATACTTACACTTGGGACAGAAGCAGAGCTCTCTGGTACTTCTGTGGGCAAATTAATGTTGATAGCTGCCCTCAAACTTGCCCAGAAAAGAGCATGTTTACTTTTCTCCTGTGGCCATTCCAGATACGTTCTTTGCTTCATGAGAGTTTTTAATTTGAAATATTTTGAAGGAATAATATATTGTGGGATCGGTTCCAGTAGAATAAGGATAAGGTTGTCTGTGTTCTCTGTATAAAGCTTGTGATGAGCAAAATATAGTTCATAATGACACCACTCACTCTGAACAAAGTGTGGGGACAACACAAAGATAGACTTGTAGCTATTATCAATGCAGTTTATGATGTTTTCCACTATGCTTCTCCCTGGGGTAAAATTTCTCTCATGCTGACAGATACGCATATTATTCATGCTCTGAACGTTGGGCAACAAAATGTTCTTCACCCAAGATGCATCATGTTCACTATAGGAGACAAAGGCGTGGAAGGTGTAATCTCTCCTGAGTTCCTCATAGCCTTTCTTGGAATTCCCAGACCGATGCTTGTTGCTTACCCATTGCCAACCCGTTTTCAAAAACCAAGGTACATCAAAATACTTACACAGACCAAAAACTAAAATAAGGCCAATAATGATTGGTACAACAATAACTGGAATCATTAGGAAAACATTACAATAAATCTCAGGCAGGTAGAAATCCTTTAACATGAGCCCTTTTAAATTATCAGGCCTTTCACAAGCATATTGATCTGGCCAACCAATAAATTTTGCTGGGGACTTGTTTCTCTCATTTATGAATTGTTTTAACTCACAAAAACAATGGAATGGGTTGTTTCCGATGTTTATTCGTTTCAGCCCTGAGCAGTTTTTGAGAGACTCAGGGGATGGATACGGAAACTGGTTGTACTCAACACTTATCATCTTAAGACGGGGGAATAACATGCAATCTGGAAGATCGGAGAGTCTATTATATCCAAGGTCAAGATATTCTAAATTTGTCAAATGTGTTATTTCGGATGGGACATCCGATATTTCATTTTTCTGCAAGTTAACCATTGTGACGTATTTTGGCAAACACTGAAATACAGAGCTGGGCAATGAACAAGATGCCATATTTAAATTTCTTATGCTCGGTGACCAGCGGCAGTTATTTTCACTGTACTCGAGAGGATTCTGACTGACATCTAGATATTGTAAGGATGTCATCCTCTCCGTCATGAGGCCTACTTTAGACAACTTTTCTAACTTATTTCCTGTCAGTTTTAAAGTTTTCAACATAGTCAGCGTCGAACAGTTCAGAAAAAGATCACCTGTAACTGCATTATTGGAAAGGTCGATGTACTCGAATATGCTAGGTTTAGAAGGgcataacataaaaagtaaaTTCGAATTACTAATTGTCAAATTCTTAATGTTCATTTCAGAGAACAACCTGTACAAGTTGTTTTGATTGAATATAAATGTTTCTACAGCAACATGGTCAAATAAAAGTTCTCTCATCGAAGTGTTAGCATAGACAAATTGTACATTATATATTAATCCTTGAATCTTGAAATTATATACATGTAAACTCTCCAGAGAAGAGTACCATATTTTCTGAAGAATGTTGACAAGATTACCCCATAGTAAGCCAAGGTTCCTCATTGTTAAATGGGTAACCCGAGAGTTATTAATTATTGCCGAAATATATTCATCATGGACTGCTTCCCATTTACCAAAATTAGATAGTTCCAAAAATGTTGATGTGTTAACAGCATCAAAAAGTACACTGAAAAGTTCTTTTTGATCATACAGAGATGAAAGGTGCAACTGGTTTGTATTCAACACCAAAAGGCTAGAATTTTCATATTTATATAAACCATTCAAATCAATGAATACATGCTGCAAATGTAAGTGTGAAACAGATTCCAAATCCGATTTAAGAATATTAGCTGCACCAAGACCTAAATATTCCAGTTGCAAGAGATTCTTCAAGCCTCTACAAACAGACAATGTTGTGAAATTATTAGAGGAAACATCCAGATGTCGAAGGTGACCTGGAAAAGTGCTGGATATATTTTGAAGATGGTTGTTGGATAAATCCAAATATTCCAGGTAAAAGTTAGAGTCAAAAACATTACAGTTTATCTCAGAGATTTGGTTATGGGACATAATGAGGACTCTAAGGACCAACAAATAGCCAAAGTCTGTTGCTTCCAGTTTTTGGATGTAATTGTGTGATAGATCCAGTACAGTAATTTCTGAGGACAGATTTGTTGGTACAGTGGTCAGTTGC
This portion of the Bufo gargarizans isolate SCDJY-AF-19 chromosome 1, ASM1485885v1, whole genome shotgun sequence genome encodes:
- the LOC122941146 gene encoding toll-like receptor 1, with the protein product MAAIFIFTLAAVFMFAQCDRHPVIVGNDVIANYSYWQLTTVPTNLSSEITVLDLSHNYIQKLEATDFGYLLVLRVLIMSHNQISEINCNVFDSNFYLEYLDLSNNHLQNISSTFPGHLRHLDVSSNNFTTLSVCRGLKNLLQLEYLGLGAANILKSDLESVSHLHLQHVFIDLNGLYKYENSSLLVLNTNQLHLSSLYDQKELFSVLFDAVNTSTFLELSNFGKWEAVHDEYISAIINNSRVTHLTMRNLGLLWGNLVNILQKIWYSSLESLHVYNFKIQGLIYNVQFVYANTSMRELLFDHVAVETFIFNQNNLYRLFSEMNIKNLTISNSNLLFMLCPSKPSIFEYIDLSNNAVTGDLFLNCSTLTMLKTLKLTGNKLEKLSKVGLMTERMTSLQYLDVSQNPLEYSENNCRWSPSIRNLNMASCSLPSSVFQCLPKYVTMVNLQKNEISDVPSEITHLTNLEYLDLGYNRLSDLPDCMLFPRLKMISVEYNQFPYPSPESLKNCSGLKRINIGNNPFHCFCELKQFINERNKSPAKFIGWPDQYACERPDNLKGLMLKDFYLPEIYCNVFLMIPVIVVPIIIGLILVFGLCKYFDVPWFLKTGWQWVSNKHRSGNSKKGYEELRRDYTFHAFVSYSEHDASWVKNILLPNVQSMNNMRICQHERNFTPGRSIVENIINCIDNSYKSIFVLSPHFVQSEWCHYELYFAHHKLYTENTDNLILILLEPIPQYIIPSKYFKLKTLMKQRTYLEWPQEKSKHALFWASLRAAININLPTEVPESSASVPSVSM